One stretch of Burkholderia pyrrocinia DNA includes these proteins:
- a CDS encoding LysR family transcriptional regulator, producing MLERFHLVVIREVERQGSLTAAANALHLTQSALSHTVRKIEQQLGTPIWDREGRGLRLTQGGHYLLKLANRLLPQFELAEERMRQYAKGERGTLRIGMECHPCYQWLLKVVSPYLSRWPDVDVDVKQRFQFGGIGALFGYDIDVLVTPDPLNKPGLRFDPVFDYEQVLVVADSHRFANADYVTPEQLTDEILITYPVETDRLDIYNQFLTPAGIVPRRHKSIETTDIMLQMVASGRGVAALPRWLADEYADRMPVVPVKLGKQGIAKQIFLGIREADASIDYLAAFVALARESTWSAPRMLR from the coding sequence ATGCTGGAACGATTCCATCTCGTCGTCATTCGTGAAGTCGAGCGCCAGGGCTCGCTGACCGCAGCCGCCAATGCGCTGCATCTCACGCAGTCGGCGCTCAGCCACACCGTCCGGAAAATCGAGCAGCAGCTCGGCACGCCGATCTGGGATCGTGAAGGTCGCGGCCTGCGGCTCACGCAGGGCGGTCACTATCTGCTGAAACTTGCGAACCGGCTGCTGCCGCAGTTCGAGCTCGCCGAGGAGCGGATGAGGCAGTACGCGAAGGGCGAGCGCGGCACGCTGCGCATCGGGATGGAGTGCCACCCGTGCTACCAGTGGCTGCTGAAGGTCGTGTCGCCGTATCTGTCGCGCTGGCCCGACGTCGACGTGGACGTGAAGCAGCGCTTCCAGTTCGGCGGCATCGGTGCGCTGTTCGGCTATGACATCGACGTGCTCGTCACGCCCGATCCGCTGAACAAGCCGGGCCTGCGCTTCGATCCCGTGTTCGACTACGAGCAGGTGCTGGTGGTCGCCGACTCACACCGGTTCGCAAATGCCGATTACGTGACGCCCGAGCAACTGACCGACGAGATCCTGATTACCTATCCGGTCGAAACCGACCGGCTCGACATCTACAACCAGTTCCTGACGCCGGCCGGCATCGTACCGAGGCGCCACAAGTCGATCGAGACGACCGACATCATGCTGCAGATGGTCGCGAGCGGGCGCGGCGTGGCCGCGTTGCCGAGATGGCTCGCCGACGAATACGCGGACCGGATGCCGGTCGTGCCGGTCAAGCTCGGCAAGCAGGGGATCGCGAAGCAGATCTTCCTCGGCATCCGCGAAGCGGACGCATCGATCGACTATCTGGCCGCGTTCGTCGCGCTGGCGCGCGAATCGACGTGGAGCGCGCCGCGCATGCTGCGCTAG
- a CDS encoding CbtA family protein, whose product MVGKLLMRGMLAGIAAGLLTFGFAKIVGEPQVDQAISFEEKLEAAKGDVPEHEHELVSRDTQAGLGLLTGVVTYGAAFGGLFSLVFAYAYGRGGRLPARPLAAWLALAAFVALVIVPNIKYPANPPSVGDPDTIGHRTGLFFLMIAISIATMAFSVSVRRHLLAKLGQWNASIVAGLVFIAIIAAVQFGLPSINEVPAAFPADVLWKFRVAAIGMQAIMWTTIGLLFGAWVERGERIGMRAA is encoded by the coding sequence ATGGTCGGAAAGCTGCTCATGCGCGGGATGCTCGCAGGCATCGCCGCGGGCCTCCTCACGTTCGGTTTCGCGAAAATCGTCGGCGAACCGCAAGTCGATCAGGCGATTTCCTTTGAAGAAAAGCTCGAGGCCGCCAAAGGCGACGTGCCGGAGCACGAGCACGAGCTGGTCAGCCGCGACACGCAGGCCGGCCTCGGCCTGTTGACGGGTGTCGTGACCTACGGCGCGGCATTCGGCGGGCTGTTCTCGCTGGTCTTTGCGTATGCATACGGGCGAGGCGGCCGCCTTCCGGCGCGGCCGCTGGCCGCGTGGCTTGCGCTGGCGGCATTCGTCGCGCTCGTGATCGTGCCGAACATCAAGTACCCGGCCAATCCGCCGTCGGTCGGCGATCCCGACACGATCGGCCATCGCACGGGCCTGTTCTTCCTGATGATCGCGATCTCGATCGCGACGATGGCGTTCTCGGTCAGCGTGCGCCGCCATCTGCTGGCGAAGCTCGGCCAATGGAATGCGTCGATCGTCGCGGGGCTCGTGTTCATCGCGATCATCGCGGCCGTGCAGTTCGGACTGCCGTCGATCAACGAAGTGCCGGCCGCGTTCCCGGCCGACGTGCTGTGGAAGTTCCGCGTCGCGGCCATCGGCATGCAGGCGATCATGTGGACGACGATCGGCCTGCTGTTCGGCGCGTGGGTCGAGCGCGGCGAACGCATCGGCATGCGCGCCGCCTGA
- a CDS encoding CbtB domain-containing protein produces MSEAVLKPVVVPAPIPVRELLPWAVFVGLMLLLALYFVGAEQGATSLVPGMYVHEFVHDGRHLLGFPCH; encoded by the coding sequence ATGAGCGAAGCAGTGCTGAAGCCGGTTGTCGTGCCGGCACCCATCCCCGTCCGTGAACTGTTGCCGTGGGCCGTGTTCGTCGGCCTGATGCTGCTGCTCGCACTCTATTTCGTCGGCGCGGAACAAGGCGCGACGTCGCTCGTGCCGGGCATGTACGTGCACGAATTCGTCCACGACGGCCGCCATCTGCTCGGCTTTCCCTGCCACTGA
- a CDS encoding histidine phosphatase family protein has protein sequence MNMHASLRLIAHASTRAMRTGAFPDDDLLDAHGLADAAALRARWTGVAGSLVLCSPACCARQTADALGLHADVDDALRDIDYGNWRGKRLHDLARDLPDELGAWIADPSASPHGGESFEAAVRRVGAWLNALPPGRDIVAITHAAIVRAAVAHALRMDPDAATRIDVAPLSCTTFVASPHG, from the coding sequence ATGAACATGCATGCCTCGCTGCGCCTGATCGCACACGCATCGACCCGGGCGATGCGCACCGGCGCGTTTCCCGACGACGATCTGCTCGACGCACACGGGCTCGCGGACGCCGCTGCGCTGCGCGCCCGGTGGACAGGCGTCGCCGGCTCGCTCGTGCTGTGCAGCCCCGCGTGCTGCGCGCGGCAGACCGCCGATGCGCTCGGGCTGCATGCCGACGTCGACGACGCGCTGCGCGACATCGACTACGGAAACTGGCGCGGCAAGCGGCTGCACGACCTCGCGCGCGACCTGCCGGACGAACTGGGCGCATGGATCGCCGATCCGTCTGCGTCGCCGCACGGCGGCGAATCGTTCGAAGCCGCCGTTCGCCGCGTCGGAGCATGGTTGAACGCGCTGCCGCCCGGCCGCGACATCGTCGCGATCACGCATGCGGCGATCGTTCGCGCGGCCGTCGCACACGCACTGCGGATGGATCCCGACGCTGCAACCCGCATCGACGTCGCGCCGCTGTCGTGCACGACCTTCGTTGCGTCGCCGCACGGCTAG
- a CDS encoding inorganic phosphate transporter, protein MNQPASSAANNRGSFERNRQVGYAFFLLVLAIGAVYIATHLIDDLSPVREGSLFPYLMLGAALLIALGFEFVNGFHDTANAVATVIYTHSLTPNVAVIWSGMWNFLGVMVSSGAVAFGILQLLPVELILQVGSGAGFAMVFALLIAAIVWNLATWYFGLPSSSSHTLIGSIIGVGLMNQLMHGPSGTSGVDWGQALGVGKSLLLSPIVGFLCASLLLLVLKAVVRIPELYKEPPKDQPPPFWIRCLLILTCTGVSFAHGSNDGQKGMGLIMLILIGTVPTAYALNKAVTPAESQTFVAVANQAAATFGKYTNGVAPSANPRADVEHYVQRRELTPAVLPAVQQLSTSLATAVGTSGSMAAVPQRDVDNVRNTMYLVSEAIRLIEKSGQPALAADDKLAIDNYRKQLDHATKFIPTWVKVAVAIALGLGTMVGWKRIVVTVGEKIGKQHLTYGQGASAELVAMLTIGAADVYGLPVSTTHVLSSGVAGTMAANGSGLQWSTVRSLVLAWVLTLPASIALAGGLYWLFRSLA, encoded by the coding sequence ATGAATCAACCTGCTTCGTCCGCCGCGAACAATCGCGGCTCCTTCGAGCGCAACCGGCAGGTCGGCTATGCCTTCTTCCTGCTGGTGCTCGCGATCGGCGCCGTCTATATCGCCACGCACCTGATCGACGATCTGTCGCCGGTCCGCGAAGGATCGCTATTCCCGTACCTGATGCTCGGCGCCGCGCTGCTGATCGCGCTCGGCTTCGAATTCGTCAACGGTTTCCACGACACCGCGAACGCGGTCGCCACCGTGATCTATACGCACTCGCTGACGCCGAACGTCGCGGTGATCTGGTCCGGCATGTGGAACTTCCTCGGCGTGATGGTTTCGAGCGGCGCAGTCGCGTTCGGCATCCTGCAGTTGCTGCCTGTCGAGCTGATCCTGCAGGTCGGCAGCGGCGCGGGCTTCGCGATGGTGTTCGCGCTGCTGATCGCCGCAATCGTCTGGAACCTCGCGACCTGGTATTTCGGGTTGCCTTCGTCGAGCTCGCATACGCTGATCGGCTCGATCATCGGCGTCGGGCTGATGAACCAGTTGATGCACGGGCCGTCGGGCACGAGCGGCGTCGACTGGGGCCAGGCGCTCGGCGTCGGCAAGTCGCTGCTGCTCTCGCCGATCGTCGGCTTCCTGTGCGCGTCGCTGCTGCTGCTCGTGCTGAAGGCCGTCGTGCGGATTCCCGAGCTGTACAAGGAGCCGCCGAAGGATCAGCCGCCGCCGTTCTGGATTCGCTGCCTGCTGATCCTGACCTGCACGGGCGTGTCGTTCGCGCACGGTTCGAACGACGGGCAGAAAGGGATGGGCCTCATCATGCTGATCCTGATCGGCACGGTGCCGACCGCGTATGCGCTGAACAAGGCCGTTACGCCTGCCGAATCGCAAACCTTCGTTGCGGTCGCGAACCAGGCCGCCGCGACGTTCGGGAAATACACGAATGGCGTCGCGCCGTCCGCGAACCCGCGCGCCGACGTCGAGCACTACGTGCAGCGTCGCGAGCTGACGCCCGCCGTGCTGCCGGCCGTACAGCAGTTGTCGACATCGCTCGCGACCGCGGTCGGCACGTCGGGCTCGATGGCAGCCGTGCCGCAGCGCGACGTCGACAACGTGCGCAACACGATGTATCTGGTATCCGAAGCAATTCGCCTGATCGAGAAGTCGGGCCAGCCCGCGCTTGCCGCCGACGACAAGCTCGCGATCGACAACTATCGCAAGCAGCTCGACCACGCGACCAAGTTCATTCCGACCTGGGTGAAGGTCGCCGTTGCGATCGCACTGGGCCTCGGCACGATGGTCGGCTGGAAGCGGATCGTCGTGACCGTCGGCGAGAAAATCGGCAAGCAGCATTTGACGTACGGACAGGGCGCGTCGGCCGAACTCGTCGCGATGCTGACGATCGGCGCCGCCGACGTGTACGGGCTGCCCGTTTCGACGACACACGTGCTGTCGTCGGGCGTCGCGGGCACGATGGCGGCGAACGGGTCCGGGTTGCAATGGAGCACGGTGCGCAGCCTCGTACTCGCGTGGGTGCTGACGCTGCCGGCGTCGATCGCACTTGCGGGCGGGCTCTACTGGTTGTTCCGGTCGCTGGCCTGA